AATCTATTTTCATGTCTTTTCTTTTAAGCAACAACCAAAAGTGCAGAATATCTATTTTCATCTGTCTTCATTCTTATAAATACTATCATGTCTCAGGCGTCAGGGAATTTTCAAGGAATCTATGGATAATCTCTACATTGCAGCTACCCAAGAGAGGGAAACCACATTGAACCAACTTCTTATAGAGCTTGATGGATTTGATACTGGAAGGGGTGTCGTATTTTTAGCTGCCACAAATAAAAGAGATCTGTTAGATCCTCTGCTTCTCCGACCGGGTCGTTTTGATCGAAAGGTTCGACTTTTTGATTCGTGAATGCAATTGCTTGTTTTTCTGCCTGGGGAAGATGAATACAGAAAGATATCAAGTGTGCTTCTCAAATATTCTTGAAATCAAGTGTTTCTGAATGCATGACATCATTTAAGAATTTGAATACCTGCATTTCTTGTGATAGAGAAATTGCAGTGCATTCAAATTAAAGATTATTCATGATGATGACCTTCTAATCCTTTTAAATATGTTTTCCCCTTGCAAGTAAACAAAAATTTCCTGCTAATGTTATGTGTTGTGTTcatacatataaatatataaaacataAAAGGTACACAGCATGTGAGCATACTTTGTCGATTCTATATCTTGTTTGTCTATACTGCTGAGTACCTTCTTGGGGCATTCTGTGCAGATAAAAATTCATCCACCGGGCGCAAAAGAGAGACTCGATGTCTTGAAAATTCATGCAAGCAAAGTGAAGATCTCAAACTCCGTTGATCTAAGCATCTAGTCACAGAATTTACTTGGTTTgttctttttttgctttttataTTAATCTGTAACTTTGTTTCTTGAAATGACAATATCAAATAACCAGGTTGGTTGGGAGCGATGTTGGCTCAACTTGTCCAGGAAGCTGCTCTTATTGCTGTGAGGAAAGGGCATGAATCTATTGTCCAGTCGGAAATGGATGATGCAGTTGACAGGCTCACCGTTGGGCCAACACGGATTGACATAGAGCTAGGTCATCAGGGACAATACCGGAGAGCTACCACAGAAATGGGTGTTGCTATAACTTCACACTTGCTTAGGAGATGAGAGTGCAAAAGTTGAATGCTGCGTTCGCATTTCAATCATCCCTCGTGGTCAGGTCTGTTCAGATGCTTCCTTGATTGTTTTTtgtgataatttttttttagttgcATCAGTGTCTAACTGACATGTTAGGCTTAAATAATCCAACCGTGTCTAAAAGCGGTCAAGGTCTGAGTCTTCTGTTTTACAGTTCGTTTTTGACCTTGAACCTTTTTCTGGAACTGAATGGCAGGTTCTCATCCTCCATGAGGAAATAAGTGGAGAAGAAATCGACTTCATTCTAGACAATTACCCTCCACAAACACCTATTGTGTTCTTTTGCAAGAGGAAAAGCTGGAAGCCTCCCATTTGTAAGACGAGAATGAGAAAAAGAACAAGAACGTGATTTCGAGTACCCTGCCATTCCTTAGTCGTCGATCAGTGAAGCCTGGGAAGGATGCAAAACCTGTATGATGTTAAATTGGAAACTGATGATGAGGCTCCATGACCTCTCTTTTTCGAAGATGATAGCAGAGATGGCAAGTATTGCCATATTATTTTCTCaatattcacttttttttttaacagaTTCTCATAGGTTAAATTTACAACTATGAAGTCAATATTATATATTCTGTGGGTAGAACTACTGATCTCTATATactatatttaatatatatacttggTAGTTTGTCATCAAGATCTTTATAGTAATAAAAACTCAACTTCTTGGTTCAAATTCAATATCAAGTTCAGTTCATTTGATGTTTCTTTTAATACATAATGTCTCTCTTTCATGAATTATTCATGGATTATGAATAAAGGATATTTTGAATTAGAACATATGATTAAAGCAAAGTTATTACTATTTTGGGTTTAATTATAagttatagttttaaattttgaagtttgtGTAGGCAAGTTTACGAAATTTATGTCTAATGAAGCTCTAAGTTGTAATTTTGTGTGTAAAAAATATTAATGtttcaagattattttttttttctttttaaaaaagaaattcaatgacgaagtcaaaatttgactttggtTTCTTAGAATTGTAATAAAAATGAATCATTTTCCATAATAACTAGAACAAAACGAATTAAAATAAAGACTCCCTAACAAACAAATTACAAAATCCTTTTTGGGAAAAAAGTGaaagttgtaaaaaaaaaaaaagaataattataaaaaaattctttttgggaaaaaagtgaaagttgtaaaaagaagaataattataaaaaaggTAAAAGAGCTATGTCTATGAGCTGTAAATGTAATAGAGAATTTTCTCACTTTCCCAAGAATTAACATAAATACCATACCATATCTTAATTATTGtcactaattaattaattaatttttaaattaataattataaattgtCTAAATGATATTTGAGCACAAAATTAATGGAATATATAGTATAtagattttatgttttaataGAACTTTATCGATATCTAGAGTTCGAAGTTTTACTATATCGTgtaaatattttctattttttgtatGTAAGGTAAAtttttgtgaattttttttttaaatattgcaatttttaaaccaaattaaagGTTTGAAAGAAAATTTGTATATCCTACTGGTTTggataaatttgatatttttttttcttattttgtcccaagttatttatttttgaacgatggttgaatatatatatctaacACACATGTATACTACTAGTTGAACTATATTTACTTTTAACATTACATGTTGATCcgaacaattttatttttatcagATTAAACATTATTTTGTAAGAAAAATTGTATTTTTATCAGATGATAgacaaatttagaaaaaaaaaagtagtcaTATGTAACATTGCTCATAATAGCTTCTTCTCATGAATTGTATGATGTATGAGACATCATTTCagttattttgatttaaaaaagtTTAGTTATAACGTCTTGACCAATTTATTGTGATGTATAaaatttgaccaattaagtatAATTACAAGGTTTAAAGAGagtcttttcattttttttttcttttttgtggcCTACTAGAGGATACGActagaaaaattgaaaagttTATAGATTAAAATAGAACACTAGACGTAACTCGAAGCAATgatattaaaattgaattaattgAGTTCAAATTGctcttaattaatttaatctcTAATTAGCTAATCAAATTGAATGCAagtaaattaaagaaaacaacTCTAAGAAAATTATGATGAAACTTAATAATACATAACTAATAAAACCCCATTTCactttaaaaaggaaaaaaaaaaacatgatgtggattaataatatttcttaatttaaactTGATTCTTCATGAAATCATCTACCCAACTCTTCATCTGAATGtgaatataataataatccaaataaaagaaaattaattcattaattataCTTAAAAAGACTGAATCATATATTacttaaataaaattttatttatataaatgtcactcaaatgaaataattaataatGGGAAATGggaaaataacttcaaatatatatttaacaaaacatgaaaagaaaaaattaaacctTGCTTAATTATTTCTATGGGCAATAAACAATCATGCATATATGTATGTAATTAAAAAGAGAttattttggaacaagaaaatgacagcaaaattatttgaaaaaaaagtaCATATGAGAATTTAAAAGTTTAGTAAAGCTTAATTAGCTGCAAAAATTATATAATCTCTAAacattaaaaagaagaagattacaAGAAAACCAAAAAGCTTAGGAGTACATATGAACTGTGAACACAATAATTATACACATATTAAAACCATATATAATCTCTAATAAagctaactatatatatatatatatatatatatatgattgatTAATATCTGGGGTTTAATTAACTTagatatatatatgaaaaaagaaaacaatatcCAAAATATTCAAAGAACACATGAGATGCCAATGGAGTTGGGCGTGAACCTCTCAGAAGCCGTCTTCTTCACCAAAGAGCTAATCTCCGGCGAAAGACCGGCTCCAAAGTCGGCCTCGGGGACTTCGGGAATGGTCGAGAGAGACCCAACTTCATAGAAAACATAAAATCCATCTCTAGGTTGATCTTGAGCACGAAAAATCGGGGTATTGGAATTAGGTTTTGGCCGGAAAAGAGAGCGGAGAATTTTGGAGAAGGACCGAGAGAACTTGGAAGAAGCCTTGGACGGGACACAAGTGCGGGGCGGTGGTGGGGTCGGGAGTGAAGCTTGGTGGTGGTGGCCGTTGGAGGAGGATAAATGAGGCATGGAGAAAGTTCGTGATGCTATGGCGGAGTCGAGATGTCGTTTGAAGGAATTGAGCTCAAAGGAATCATAGAGAGAGCTTTCGCAGTCCCAGAAAGGAGAGTTGGCGTTGTGACTTTCTTTGGTAATTTGATGaacttttttttccatttttgtttttggtagAAATAAGGAAGAGGAAACTCTCTTTATTAAATTGatgtataattaattatgtGTTGGGAAATTGGTTGGTGAAGTTTGAAAGGGAAATGGTTTAATAgcaaaactaaaaaagaagGGCACTTTCCATTATAGTTCACGGCCATGCTATAATAGCCATATGTTTATATTTCTCTTCTACATATCTCACTAATTAATCAATCTTAATCCCTACTTTTATTGCAATACTtatggtttttcttttcatttaacacttatattttcccaaaaatACACTATTTTTAACCCTAACTTGTTAGAGGTTGGAGAAATAACTAAATAGTCGgttattcaaaaactaaaatgaaCAATTTTTAAGTACAAATATGTAAAAAACGAAAATCATTTTATTCATTGGAATCTTTTCGTTTTTAAATTTATACTCGATCTTTTAGTATGATTCGAACTTTTTGAAccaattttagaaattaataaattaactatttcctatatatatatatatatatatatttatttatttatttatttttctcacaATACATatgtttaattgaaaatattagaAACAAAAGTATAAGTTAGGTTGtgaactaaaaaattaattgaaataGAGGTTGTTAGTATGTACAAGTTGATGAAATCAACAAGAATCTAAAACCATAGCTTTGTGTCCATATAAATTAGGAAGATGTGATTTTTATGATTGTACTTTTCCAATCAAAAATTATTGTCAACAATTTGTTgcaaacaaatttacaaatagaTTATGATAAGAATGTGTGATTTGATTTTCTAAAATTGGTTTGGATTTGGGAAATAAAATAGGATTCAgctaaactaaattattaccaTGATAATGATTATTTTATGGAAAAATTATAACATAATTAAGGATTTGGAAATGAGGTTGAATATAATGTATATCTATTGCTGAAATTTGTGTTGCTTTGACTTGAATATTAATCCTAGTTGCCTTTAATCTTCAAATAATTATGTGGCGAGGTTGTtgaatttttaatatatatatgttgaaTGATAAATTATTTACGATAATACTATGCGAATGCAAAACTAATTGAAGAACAAGATTGTTTTATCTTAGGGACAGTAAGACAACAAATCTATTTGCACAAAAGAGTAGAGATGCGAAACGTCTTAAGGAGAGCGTTCCACGACTCGACCATTTACTAACCAATTTTTGTTTTGCAGATTGCATTTTTTAACCAGGCGTTTTAATCATTAAGCATCTTGATCAGTTGGCATTTTGATCAATAGTTGAGACTAGTAGGTGAGACGATCAGTGTGTGACTAGATTAGGCGAGATACAAAAGGCAAGGAAATACATGTTTTGTCTAGGACTAGGCGTTAAAGCTTCTTAACTTACTActactttttatatatatattatttatttaaaagagtaAATTTCATACCTTGAACAATGGTGAAAAATGGTAAATTGGgtaaactatttacatttcgggatagtaatttaattttaacataaaatataaatagtttgttttattattcttaaaaaaccCCGTTTCACATTtgcttataaatttttttttaatatcatattattttataaacacTTATGAGACATTTGAGATACAGAGTGAGTTATTATAGTACATAGATTAGATTATAATGTTTAGGGTACAAAGTATTATAATCtatgttattataatatgtacTTAGAGGGCATATTACTATAGTCCAAATTATAGTAGTctgtaaaataaatataattggttatcctaaatatattttttttaattgtcaaATTTGGCAAAATggacaaactatttatactttatgacaaaatcaagtataatgagtttttgtcttttagtggtttttttGCCAAagagtgtaaatagtttgtatttttattattcttgaaaaagaaaacttaaaataaactagtattttaatcttgaattcaattattggaaaattataattttttatcgGGTTATATTTGAgtataaaaaaatcataaatttttatttttatttgaccGCTAAGTTTTTCTAACAttgtaaattttaagtttaaaagataattttatGTGTTCGAGCAAGTTAAATTGACCAAccgaaaaaaaagaaatatgttATTAAGCTAAAATTAGGGATTTCTACGCATATAGcctaaataaatatatcaattatATATGTAGCATGGGAAAGTGCATTTCAAAaactattattttaattaaactaagAGCAAACTTGGAATGActtataaaaattgtttttcaaattttcatttttatttaaacacttttgacaaaagtattttaaaactttttttaaaagtatttgtaTGTACAAGTTTCTTTTGTTTGTTATATATACcaattaaaaatgttttaaatttcAAGGTTAATTGGTGGCTTGCAATCAGAGGTTTGGTTGGCGATGGTTGTTGAAAATTCACCGGTAAAGTCACCAGAGGTGGTGGTTGGAGATTGGTCGGCGACGATCACAAGATCATGGTGGTCAAAAGTTTGGTTGACAAAATTCTCAACCCTTGAAACAAATACTACTAAAGTTGGAGAATAGCAAAGACACGTAGGTTATTTTCAATCACAATCCTAATCTCCAACTAAAACTAAACATTGCTCAAACAAGACATGGACTATTATAACCCATCCCCACTCCACTCTACTTCTGGCTCTAAacatgttgatagatgtttaataaacatttgtttttcaaatttcaatttttaaacattaaattttacttatcaattttttcattttaattgtttacttttaaaaagctaaactaaattttgaaatattatatatatatatatataaaagtagtttttaaagagaaattgtaaaaataggacatttgacaaaatatttacacttaaaaaatcaagtgtaacaaattttgttttatagtggttttgttctatagagtgtaaataatttttttctccatttaaaataaaaaaccctCTTTTTAAAACATGTTTTTACGTTTCAAAATTTGTCCAAGAATTTAAGTAATTTTAAGAAAACAAGCATAATACACCAACATAgtttttcaattatatataatgATTTATAATTTATATCTTGTGGCTTTCTTAGTACGATATCTGATTATGGGAAGACAAGTTGAACCTTTGATctctaaagaagaagaaaattatgTCAATTATTGTTGAGTTAAT
This region of Cucumis melo cultivar AY chromosome 7, USDA_Cmelo_AY_1.0, whole genome shotgun sequence genomic DNA includes:
- the LOC103493107 gene encoding uncharacterized protein LOC103493107; this encodes MEKKVHQITKESHNANSPFWDCESSLYDSFELNSFKRHLDSAIASRTFSMPHLSSSNGHHHQASLPTPPPPRTCVPSKASSKFSRSFSKILRSLFRPKPNSNTPIFRAQDQPRDGFYVFYEVGSLSTIPEVPEADFGAGLSPEISSLVKKTASERFTPNSIGISCVL